A DNA window from Ipomoea triloba cultivar NCNSP0323 chromosome 10, ASM357664v1 contains the following coding sequences:
- the LOC116033321 gene encoding uncharacterized protein LOC116033321 — MPSQYVSLKDLSPMHRNRAIRVRLVRTYQIPELRGGQTSKSMELLLRDVEGAYIHANILKNDVAKYRDIFSEELFFVVMSLVIYICSVFKDVIGRVVAIYAPLDKIIAGKSSRLMDFVIADTEQNTLKCTVWDDHVATMIPFYNADLKEPLIVVLQLCRAKIVNGEVRITSSYDATKLHCNESFAEFLEFKSKLVSGQSPVRSISTATVLSQSEGIGDFTSGSKVVTTISDLLDQKENGDYYVPAEILGIEGSGEWYYISCTVRYKVVLRVLDRTGNAPFVLWDREVAEIVGIPAAVLFEKFQKESAIPPEIESLIGMQMIFKISLKMEKRRGPTSAFNVMQVLRDEELVSTYCTSFNDQPEKDLMSMMIEEDDDDEESDLEASREDEVNSPGNARQMKNNFTESEDCDTVKRCLMDQYSSSNKLKKSKLASIKQEKLEKCKPTSTKEYKQRQLTSNIWKAT; from the exons ATGCCTTCTCAGTATGTTTCACTCAAAGATCTTAGTCCTATGCACAGAAATAGAGCAATAAGAGTTAGATTGGTAAGAACATATCAAATACCTGAGTTGAGAGGAGGTCAAACCAGTAAGAGCATGGAATTGTTGCTCCGTGATGTTGAg GGAGCATATATTCATGCCAATATCCTTAAGAATGATGTGGCGAAATACAGAGATATATTCTCTGAGG AACTATTCTTTGTTGTTATGTCTTTagtgatatatatatgctcTGTTTTTAAAGATGTAATCGGCAGAGTGGTTGCGATATATGCTCCTCTTGATAAGATCATTGCTGGAAAATCATCTAGACTCATGGACTTCGTTATTGCTGACACTGA GCAAAATACTTTAAAATGCACAGTATGGGATGATCATGTTGCTACCATGATTCCTTTCTACAATGCTGATTTGAAAGAACCACTTATAGTTGTTCTCCAGTTGTGTCGTGCTAAAATTGTGAATG gtGAAGTGAGGATCACCAGTTCATATGATGCAACAAAATTGCATTGCAATGAGTCTTTTGCTGAATTTCTGGAGTTCAAATCCAA GTTAGTGTCTGGTCAAAGTCCTGTTCGCAGTATAAGTACTGCAACAGTATTGTCTCAATCAGAAGGTATTGGTGATTTCACAAGTGGTTCTAAGGTGGTTACAACTATTTCTGATTTGTTAGATCAAAAAGAG AATGGTGATTACTATGTTCCAGCTGAAATTTTAGGGATTGAAGGTTCTGGTGAATGGTATTACATATCAT GTACAGTGAGGTACAAGGTAGTACTCAGGGTTCTTGACAGGACTGGAAATGCTCCCTTCGTTTTATGGGATAGGGAAGTTGCCGAAATAGTGGGAATCCCAGCAGCTGTTTTGTTTGAAAAATTCCAGAAG gaGAGTGCCATTCCACCTGAAATAGAGTCACTTATTGGCATgcaaatgattttcaaaatatcaCTGAAAATGGAAAAACGCAGAGGTCCAACTTCAGCTTTCAATGTTATGCAAGTCTTAAGGGATGAAGAATTAGTTTCTACCTACTGTACAAGTTTTAATGACCAGCCAGAAAAGGACCTAATGTCTATGATgattgaagaggatgatgatgatgaagaatcaGATTTG GAAGCTTCAAGGGAGGATGAGGTCAATAGTCCAGGCAATGCAAGGCAGATGAAGAACAACTTTACTGAGTCTGAAGACTGTGATACTGTCAAGAGATGCCTAATGGACCAGTATTCTTCATCAAACAAATTGAAAAAGTCCAAGTTGGCTAGCATCAAACAGGAGAAGTT GGAGAAGTGTAAGCCTACATCTACTAAGGAGTACAAGCAAAGGCAGCTAACAAGCAACATTTGGAAAGCAACGTAG
- the LOC116032725 gene encoding transcription factor MYB3-like: MGRAPCCSKDGLKKGPWSTKEDSLLTTYIQQHGEGHWRSLPKNAGLLRCGKSCRLRWMNYLRPGIKRGNFAPEEDDLIVRLHSLLGNRWSLIAGRLPGRTDNEIKNYWNTHLLKKLKSEGIQPKPARTSRAIPKNKNTAKPDKTGRDEKKKKHRHVSKPDVENGVKDRPKMIKVYAPRPVRVSTGLARNYSSDNLAVVSASHGSIASNNNNNNTVEGTSFVPWNMYEVGDDLFNDFMDGCDLSANYLLPDPDDALLEKVYDEYLELLSEDSYLQTCLPS, from the exons ATGGGAAGAGCTCCATGTTGTTCTAAAGATGGGTTGAAGAAAGGGCCTTGGTCTACTAAAGAAGACTCATTGCTCACCACTTACATTCAACAGCATGGTGAAGGTCACTGGAGATCTCTGCCCAAGAATGCtg ggttgcttAGATGTGGGAAGAGTTGCAGGCTGAGATGGATGAATTACTTGAGGCCAGGGATCAAGAGAGGAAACTTCGCCCCTGAAGAAGATGATCTCATAGTACGGCTCCACTCCCTTCTCGGGAACCGGTGGTCGCTCATTGCCGGTCGGTTGCCCGGTCGGACCGATAACGAGATCAAGAACTACTGGAACACTCACCTCCTCAAGAAGCTCAAGAGTGAAGGGATCCAACCCAAACCGGCTAGAACTTCCAGAGCAATCCCCAAGAACAAGAATACAGCCAAACCGGACAAAACCGGAAGggatgagaagaaaaaaaagcacAGGCACGTGAGTAAACCGGACGTCGAAAACGGAGTCAAAGATCGACCGAAGATGATCAAGGTATATGCACCGAGACCGGTCCGAGTCTCGACCGGGTTAGCAAGAAACTACAGCTCTGATAATCTGGCAGTGGTCAGCGCATCGCACGGATCAATagctagtaataataataataataacacagtAGAAGGGACGTCGTTTGTTCCATGGAACATGTACGAGGTGGGAGACGATTTGTTTAATGATTTTATGGACGGCTGCGATCTCTCGGCCAATTATTTACTCCCCGACCCGGATGACGCTTTGCTGGAGAAGGTATATGATGAGTATCTTGAACTTCTCTCGGAGGATTCGTATCTTCAAACATGTTTGCCTTcctga
- the LOC116031529 gene encoding uncharacterized protein LOC116031529: protein MDQEFNALLQNQTWCLVPPTASMNIIGCKWVFRTKRKADGSVERYKARLVAKGFNQVPGQDFFDTFSPADVSLFYYSRGSATVYLLVYVDDILVMSNEHGALEALLSKLSSTFKIRDLGEPGFFLGIETVKCADGVLLSQRRYMTDILKRAGMTDCKPVSTPTTTSKTISTCTDPYDDPTQYRSIAGALQYLTITRPDLSFAVNLLCQHMHAPTTAHWEQLKRVLRYVKGTMSLGLRLRKSSSGELHAFSDSDWAGCPTDRKSTSGHAVFLGTNLVSWVCKKQRTVARSSTEAEYKALADVCAEVLWILSLLREIGISPLPVPKLWCDNLGATYMCANPIFHARTKHVEIDYHFVRDRVAAGDIQVHFISTKDQLADIFTK from the exons atggatcaggagttcaatgccttgttgcagaatcagacatggtgcttggttcctcccactgcgtctatgaatattattggctgcaagtgggtgtttcgcacgaaaaggaaggctgatggatctgttgagcgctacaaggccaggctcgtggctaaagggtttaatcaggtcccgggtcaagatttctttgacactttcagcccgg ctgatgtttcgttattttattattctcgtggatcggctactgtttacctgcttgtttatgtggatgatattcttgttatgagcaatgagcatggtgcattggaggctttgctctccaagctctctagtactttcaagattagagatcttggtgagcctgggtttttccttgggattgaaacagtcaagtgtgcagatggagtgttgctttctcagcgcaggtatatgactgacatacttaaacgagctggtatgacagactgcaaacctgtgtctacacctactacgacttcaaagacaatatctacctgtacagatccatatgatgatcccacgcaataccggagcattgcaggtgcactacagtacctaactatcacgagaccagatttatcctttgcagttaatctgctttgtcagcacatgcatgctccaaccactgcacattgggaacaactgaaacgtgtgttaaggtatgttaaaggtactatgtctttgggtctgcgattgagaaagtcaagttcaggtgagcttcatgcattctcggattctgactgggctggttgtcctacggatagaaagtctactagtgggcatgctgtgtttcttggaaccaatctagtgtcctgggtatgcaagaaacaaaggactgttgctcgatcttctactgaagcagagtacaaggctcttgcagatgtatgtgctgaagttctgtggatcctctctttgctgcgagaaataggaatttcacctcttccagtgcccaaactttggtgtgacaatcttggagctacttatatgtgtgctaatcctatttttcatgctcgcacaaagcatgtcgaaattgattatcactttgtgagagacagagtggctgcaggagacattcaggtgcactttatttctactaaggatcagctagctgatattttcaccaag
- the LOC116031531 gene encoding uncharacterized protein LOC116031531 produces MDQEFNALLQNQTWCLVPPTASMNIIGCKWVFRTKRKADGSVERYKARLVAKGFNQVPGQDFFDTFSPADVSLFYYSRGSATVYLLVYVDDILVMSNEHGALEALLSKLSSTFKIRDLGEPGFFLGIETVKCADGVLLSQRRYMTDILKRAGMTDCKPVSTPTTTSKTISTCTDPYDDPTQYRSIAGALQYLTITRPDLSFAVNLLCQHMHAPTTAHWEQLKRVLRYVKGTMSLGLRLRKSSSGELHAFSDSDWAGCPTDRKSTSGHAVFLGTNLVSWVCKKQRTVARSSTEAEYKALADVCAEVLWILSLLREIGISPLPVPKLWCDNLGATYMCANPIFHARTKHVEIDYHFVRDRVAAGDIQVHFISTKDQLADIFTK; encoded by the exons atggatcaggagttcaatgccttgttgcagaatcagacatggtgcttggttcctcccactgcgtctatgaatattattggctgcaagtgggtgtttcgcacgaaaaggaaggctgatggatctgttgagcgctacaaggccaggctcgtggctaaagggtttaatcaggtcccgggtcaagatttctttgacactttcagcccgg ctgatgtttcgttattttattattctcgtggatcggctactgtttacctgcttgtttatgtggatgatattcttgttatgagcaatgagcatggtgcattggaggctttgctctccaagctctctagtactttcaagattagagatcttggtgagcctgggtttttccttgggattgaaacagtcaagtgtgcagatggagtgttgctttctcagcgcaggtatatgactgacatacttaaacgagctggtatgacagactgcaaacctgtgtctacacctactacgacttcaaagacaatatctacctgtacagatccatatgatgatcccacgcaataccggagcattgcaggtgcactacagtacctaactatcacgagaccagatttatcctttgcagttaatctgctttgtcagcacatgcatgctccaaccactgcacactgggaacaactgaaacgtgtgttaaggtatgttaaaggtactatgtctttgggtctgcgattgagaaagtcaagttcaggtgagcttcatgcattctcggattctgactgggctggttgtcctacggatagaaagtctactagtgggcatgctgtgtttcttggaaccaatctagtgtcctgggtatgcaagaaacaaaggactgttgctcgatcttctactgaagcagagtacaaggctcttgcagatgtatgtgctgaagttctgtggatcctctctttgctgcgagaaataggaatttcacctcttccagtgcccaaactttggtgtgacaatcttggagctacttatatgtgtgctaatcctatttttcatgctcgcacaaagcatgtcgaaattgattatcactttgtgagagacagagtggctgcaggagacattcaggtgcactttatttctactaaggatcagctagctgatattttcaccaag